Part of the Sorghum bicolor cultivar BTx623 chromosome 1, Sorghum_bicolor_NCBIv3, whole genome shotgun sequence genome, AGAAATACATGACTTTTTAATGTTTAGTTATGTCAAAATATATGGAATTTATGTTACAAATTAAGATTTGTGACATCAAGTTGACGAAAATCAAAACATGGAAAAGCCCGCGTCATAAAATAATTATATGACATTTGTTTGGTTCATGTCACAAGCATATGACATTGGTTTATTGTCACAAAATCGTAGGCCTTGCCACGTGGCAGCTGACATGACAGAgagaaaaaatatcacaaaatgaGTTTTGGCCTACTAAAGACCACATAACTCATGGGCCTGAAATCTATTTAGAGTGATGTTAGCTAGTCTATTATTTTCAATTACAGCTCATATCGATTTCGAGCCCACAACAATTCAGCCtacataatattttttttactctTATAATACATCCGGTATTTTATCCCACATATTCCAGCCCATTTTTTTTCCCAAGCCCATAAAATTCAGCCTATTTTTTCCGGCACACACAATTCAGCCCATATATAATATTTCATCACATATAATTGCATCCATATAATTTTTCAACATATCAAACATCAAATCCAAATGAATTAATATCTCCATAATAAATACAATATCATTACATCAATCCACCAATTCATTACATATGTAGGGTCTCAAGTCTCAAATTTTCCAGCACATGTGTAGTAGCAGCACAATAGGTCAATAGCCAAAAGCACAAGAGTAGTAGTGCAGCAGCCAAAAGTTATGTGTCTCCAGGCCACAAATTCAGTGTAACCAAAATATCATCATTGGAAGACATGAACTGGAGGGTTTTACCCTTAGATGCGTAAGTGCATAATGTCATTCTAGTGATAAGCAAGTAGCCAACTGCTTCAGTCCAGCTGCTTCAGTTTGGCCGTCATGAAAGCCTTCTCATCCTTTCCTTTTTGAAGTTTAGACCCTACAAGTATACAGTAAAGGATAAGCTGTAATTATTCAAAAATCTCTCACAAAATATATAGACTCAAAATCTAGTGATTTCACAGACATGAAAAAGATATATTTTACCACACAGCAAGACATAATTCAGAGTTATTAGTATTACTGGATGTCACATAAATATCTATGCATAAATATTATAATAATACAATGTTCAAAACCAATGTTAAGTTAGTACATGCCATTAGTTTCATATATAACATGTGGCCATCATATCCACAAATTTGTTCATCCAATTACATGGTTATGCACATTATCACCCACCCAACCATAATTAACCATGTCATACATAATTATAATGTTAGTAGTCCtttatttgatatttttcttaaaaataatGTCCCCATTCGATGGATGGTAGGTTCCCCTCAAGTTTGAATTAGCCAATAGATACCTGCATCAGAGTCACTTGTAATTAACTATGTGCACTATATTACTAAATAAGGAAGCAATAAGGAGTTAAAATAATACTGATTCTGGAACAAGATATAACAGTTCTAGATTAATTAGATAGATCAGCTCAGGACTACATACTAAAAGCATGTAGATCTTTTACATACACCTATAACAATGTTCTCAACTTACTAATTTTGTGATCTAGTTGTAATGTCATAGTGTCGTGCTCTAATGCCTCACctctcgggccttgtttagtttccaaaattttttgttttttttctactgtagcatttcgtttttatttgacaaacattgtccaatcatggagtaactaggctcaaaagattcatctcacaaattacagataaactgtgtagttagtttttatttttgtctatatttaatgctccatgcatgcgaccaaagattcgatgtgacagagaatcttaaaaaattttgcgaactaaacaaggcctaaaggaaAAGTAGCAAGCCCTCTAATAAAGGAAAAGCAGCAAGCCAGAAACTACAACATACGAACAGCTCCATGGAACCACCGGCCCGAGCACTGCTGCTCGCTATCCAGAAAGGCAGATCTAGTCCGGCCGAAGCGAGATCCAAGCTTATGGACTGCTACCAGGCATGTAGAGACCAAATAATAGGTTAAACAATGCGAAATCGTTATCCCTAACCCTAAAATTAAGAAATGGGCTCACCTAAGACGACGCCGATGGGTTTGTCCGAGAGCTCACCGCCAACGCACTAGCAAGCGCCGCGTGGCCGTGAGCCTCCTCGCGTGCACGCGCGGCCAGCAAAGGGCGCTATGGTAGTGCTGCGTGCAGCTTTGACTGCGCACCTCTCCTACCATCGTTTGCTTGGGCCATCATCGCGCTGATCTCTGAGCTGTGCGGCGGGCGGTGGCTAGCGTGAGCGTGAAAGGCCGAggggaagaaaagaaaagtgaaGCTAGGGGTTTGAGGAGCCAGCTTCTTGCTGGTTTTGATCCTCTAAAATTAAAGGCCAGCCGTCCGATGCATCTGGATGGCTGAGAAAGCTCAGGGCCTTCCTAGGCTGGCCGTGGAGAAGTCGGCTTGATAGCCTTCACCGGCCCATACCCAGGTTGAGCGTTTCCTGGCAAGCATAGTCGCATGCTGTGCTAAGACGAGCTAAATGCTAACCAAAATAAGTTTCCTTTTTACGATGGTTTTCAGTAAGCTTCTCTATTATTTAATTAATGTACTCGTTAGCACTAAGACTAAGCAAATAAATATTAGTTGATTCCACTTCGAGCATTAAGAAATATTCTCTAGTTAGATTGGAACCAATGGAAAAATCTTATTATGAGAACGATTtttcttgttttttcttttcttttgctaGTAGAAATATATTAAATTCTAAGatataaaaaattatttcaATGAAAATACAGTCAACAACAAAGTAGTAGAACTCGTCAacatctacaactttgattttggTCTTTTTTGCATATGAGTTTGTTTGaacaattcaaaatttgaatttcaaaatacGAGCACTATGACATAATTTTTTTATAgcaaatgacttcaaatgaatcaGGCGGTCCATAAGAGATTAGTGGTCGGTTTACCAAGGTGGCCCAACTAAAAAAAAACAGTTGGGCTGAAATAAACGtccaataaaaaagaaaaaaatctgACGTGGCAACAGGGCATATCAACATCAGAAatattatttaaaataatttaataattattttttgacACTAAATCTTTGTCAAAAGCTCATGACACTAAAAATAGACCTCATGACGTACAAAATAGTGTTACAACATGAACTTGAAATGGGTGTATGACATATATTGTGACGTACAATTTTCAAAGGTCACTAAACCGAAATTCCTAGAAAATAACGACAAAAAATAGATGATATAGTGACGTAAGGACCTATCGTCATACTAAATACGTCAAAAAGCCACACATCTCTTGTAGTGTGCGCATTTACAAGAATCCAACACACAACTGGCCACTTAAACAAGAAaagataggccttgtttagtttagggaGTGAAATCTTTTCGGGTatcgtagcattttcatttttatttggcaattattgttcaaccatggactaactagttagcctcaaaagattcgtctcacaaattataggcaaattgtgtaattaattattatttttttctatatttaatgtttcgtacatgtgctgtaagattcgatgtgacgggaaatcttgaaacgtTTTTGGGTTTtgaagtgaactaaacaaggccatagtattGATGTCCACTAGCTAAAGCCAGCCTCATCCTGAATCCTCCCCAGGATCTCATGCACTGCAGCTGCAATCTCCTCCACAGAGCCGAGCTTGCAATCAACCTCAACCTGCAATTAAATCCAAACTATAGGTCAGTGAAGTCTCAGATAATCAGAGGCACCAATTGATCATTAGTACATATGGAGTAAAATATATGTAGTATACGAAGTGTCTGTGTATAATACTAAATATTAACCGTTCGTCACTGACCTTGAGGCTGAAGGCGTACATGACCATGGTACCAGCCGTGCTGACGTTGAGATGCAAGGTCGTGAGGCCGAGCTGCTGGAGGCCGGCCGCCAGCCTCAGCAACTGCCTTGGCCGCCGCGGGGCCTGAACCTTGACGCTGGCGTGTCCATCCACCATGCTTGCCTCAATGTCGGCGGTGACGACTGACGACGACGGTGACCGAGAGCTCCCGGCGGACACCTTGATGGTGTGGTTGCCGGCGCCGCTGTgggaagaagaggtagcggagGAGTACTGTGGAAAGCTGAAGAAGGCAGCAAAGGGATTGCACgatttgctgttgctgctgtgcTCCTGTAGGCTCCTATGCACCTCAAGGGATTGGAGCAGCTGCTCAAGCTCCCTCACGTAGTTGATTGCTCCCCCAACAATAGAGGCTTGATCGCCCTAAAACAATTTTGAAGATCATGAAAAATGCCGGGCAAGaatgcctatatatatatatatatatatatatatatatatatatatatatatatatatatatagtaggcCAACAATTAAGGGGAAAAAAAGAGACAATGTAGTAGTATAATATTTTATTATGAAACAAATTAAACGAACATATACCCTTTGCCCATAGGACGGTGGCATGAGGGAGCGGAGCACGGCGAGGTACTCGTTCATCTGCCGGCGGCGGTTCCGCTCAACGGCAATGTGAGTCATCCGCTGGctctccatctcctcctcgTTCTTGACGACCTTATTAGCCCGTCTCCTCTTTCTCTTGGCTGTCGTCGTCATGACCGGCGATGACGGCGGCTCAATGGCCGACGACAGCGCGACTTCGCGCTCCGGCGAGGCCTTGGAGGAGCCCACCACCTTCCCCGACTCCTCGGCATTGTGCACGAGGGAAGCGAGCAGGAAGGGGTCCcagtcgccggcgtacggcacATGGTTATCGCCATGGCCAGTCGCATCTGACCAAAAAAAAGGAGCCCCGTAGGAGCAGTAGTCCCTGTGCCCGTAGCCTAAATGGCCTTGGGGTTGGGACGGATGCACCACGGCATCCAGCAATGCCATTTCCAACGAATAAACGCGGCCGGGAACAAACGCGGGCTAGGGCCTAGTGTGGCAGGTACTACGAGGCTAGCAGAGCTGAGAGGACAGAGAATGAGTGTGGCTTATCAGGAGCGAGGGAGGAAGCGCCTGGTTTAATTTATaaggccacgggaacgaaggtgGTAGGGAAGACACGAGAGGGCCAGCCAGGTGAGGTGAGGACGTGAGGTGCCCTGGTTTTTGTGCCTGGGGGCGTGACACCCAATTCAATGATTTAAGTGGCAACTagctaggatttttttttttcatttccttTGCCTCTGACTTCTTCTAGGTTCTTTTGCTAATTTGTACTGTAGCGTTGTAGCAGCGATGGATGGTCATTACCTTCATGCAGTTGCTTGCACTGATAAGAAAAATTAAGTTaaatatatgcatgtgtctgtTTTGTGACAGGGCTACAAAGTATTTTAGGACAACACGATTAATGTCGTCCTCAATGTTCTTCGTGTCCACGAGCTACACGACAAatgcctccaactgctccttcgTGGCATAAGTTGGCATCGCCATTGGACGGTGGCAAGGTAGAGGTGATTGTCACGTCGCCATAGTCGTGCTCCACCTGTGGCCTACATGGATTTTTGGGCTTGGCAGGCTAGTACCATCGATTCATCCGGTACTTCAGCACCATATCGTCATGCCTCTCACTTAGCTCTTTAAGAAAGATAGC contains:
- the LOC8155631 gene encoding transcription factor bHLH96, whose product is MALLDAVVHPSQPQGHLGYGHRDYCSYGAPFFWSDATGHGDNHVPYAGDWDPFLLASLVHNAEESGKVVGSSKASPEREVALSSAIEPPSSPVMTTTAKRKRRRANKVVKNEEEMESQRMTHIAVERNRRRQMNEYLAVLRSLMPPSYGQRGDQASIVGGAINYVRELEQLLQSLEVHRSLQEHSSNSKSCNPFAAFFSFPQYSSATSSSHSGAGNHTIKVSAGSSRSPSSSVVTADIEASMVDGHASVKVQAPRRPRQLLRLAAGLQQLGLTTLHLNVSTAGTMVMYAFSLKVEVDCKLGSVEEIAAAVHEILGRIQDEAGFS